In a genomic window of Erigeron canadensis isolate Cc75 chromosome 5, C_canadensis_v1, whole genome shotgun sequence:
- the LOC122599782 gene encoding probable N-acetyl-gamma-glutamyl-phosphate reductase, chloroplastic, producing MNYSMVAMRSAFTDGGCFSTFQDKCKSLTVAKRPTRVFVASAQKTDKPIKVGILGASGYTGAELIRFIANHPYLHISLMTADRKAGQSIASVFPHLITQDLPDLVAIKDADFSSVDAVFCCLPHGTTQEIIKGLPTNLKIVDLSADFRLRDINDYEEWYGQPHKASELQNEAVYGLTELYRNEIKCARLVANPGCYPTSILLPFVPLLKAGLIVLPNIVIVSHSGVSGAGRSAKEANLYTEVSQGIYSYGITRHRHVPEIEQELSVAANSQVIISFTPTLMPMSRGMQSNINVQMAPGVSVEDLKQHLEGFYENEEFVAVLPGDQVPHTKYVQGSNSCHMNVFPDRIPGRAIIISAIDNLVKGASGQALQNLNLMMGFPENTGLSCMPLFP from the exons ATGAATTATTCGATGGTAGCTATGCGGTCGGCTTTTACGGATGGCGGTTGCTTTTCGACGTTTCAG GATAAATGCAAATCACTGACAGTTGCGAAACGGCCCACGAGGGTTTTCGTGGCATCTGCTCAAAAAACGGATAAGCCTATCAAAGTTGGTATTCTTGGAGCCAGCGGGTATACTGGTGCAGAG CTTATCAGATTCATTGCAAATCATCCTTACCTTCACATTTCTCTGATGACTGCTGATAGAAAAGCCGGTCAATCAATTGCATCGGTATTTCCTCATCTGATCACACAG GATTTGCCAGATTTGGTTGCTATTAAGGATGCAGATTTTTCTAGTGTAGATGCTGTATTTTGTTGTTTGCCACATGGCACGACTCag GAAATAATCAAAGGTCTCCCAACTAATTTAAAGATTGTTGATCTTTCTGCG GATTTCAGATTACGAGATATCAATGACTATGAAGAATGGTATGGTCAGCCTCACAAAGCATCAGAATTGCAG AATGAAGCTGTTTATGGTCTTACAGAACTatatagaaatgaaattaaatgtGCACGCCTTGTTGCAAATCCTGGATGTTATCCTACTTCTATTTTGCTCCCCTTTGTTCCCTTGCTCAAG GCCGGCCTTATTGTATTGCCAAATATTGTTATCGTCTCACACTCTGGAGTTAGTGGAGCAG GACGTAGTGCAAAAGAGGCAAATCTATACACGGAAGTATCTCAAGGGATATATTCTTATGGCATCACAAGGCACCGTCACG TCCCTGAAATTGAACAAGAATTATCCGTTGCTGCAAATTCACAAGTAATCATCAGCTTTACCCCTACGTTAATGCCAATG AGCCGAGGCATGCAATCAAATATAAATGTACAAATGGCTCCTGGAGTTTCAGTTGAGGATCTGAAGCAACACTTGGAGGGCTTCTATGAG AATGAAGAATTTGTAGCGGTGCTTCCAGGTGATCAAGTTCCACACACCAAATATGTCCAAGGTTCCAATAGTTGTCATATGAACGTCTTCCCTGATCGCATTCCTGGGAGAGCAATAATTATATCTGCT ATTGACAATCTTGTTAAGGGAGCTTCTGGTCAAGCTTTACAAAATCTTAATTTGATGATGGGATTTCCAGAAAACACTGGGCTCAGCTGCATGCCCTTGTTTCCTTAG
- the LOC122600664 gene encoding kinesin-like protein KIN-12F — protein MLRDFKFMRRNAVKSPNLEEVENVPVNGKVSEQTVPSFGTDGLARPPLNTIQEPVQTPNPTSIVDSELGFKNTKVNRTPTKVNGGVKGLESGMSMKTPEKQGGLGKNRYGWGSESRHEVKSVSENVYTPRSCRTVRAANSGYSECNSTQKTPTKSVNKPPNPGMFRGGSSRPPVGGSVCGNGNYGVLSRGLQNACNTVNTVEVPHFDLKEDPSFWMDHNVQVLIRIRPLNDMELSTQGYNRCLKQESAQCLSFVAHPETRFTFDHVACETIDQETLFRMVGLPMVENCLSGYNSCIFAYGQTGSGKTHTMLGEINELEIKPSPYRGMTPRIFEFLFARIIAEEESRVDERLTYSCKCSFLEIYNEQITDLLEPSSTNLQLREDVKKGVYVENLTEFEVHTVGDILRLLSRGSSNRRVAATNMNRESSRSHSVFTCVIESRWEKDSTSNLRFARLNLVDLAGSERQKTSGAEGERLKEAASINKSLSTLGHVIMVLVDGTNVRTRHIPYRDSRLTFLLQDSLGGNSKTMIIANVSPSICSATETLNTLKFAQRAKLIQNNAVVNEDASGDVMALQHQIQLLKEEVAVLKRQNVSRSLTFSSKVIEEARQEHENDYDNMPGDENKILRVSSKQLKSLETSLTGAMRREQMSETSIKQLEAEIEHLNRLVRQREEENKCTKMMLKFREDKINRMESLVAGSIPADSYLLEENNMLTEEVRMLRSKADRNPEVTRFALENIRLLEQLRRFQDFDIEGEREMLLKEVSELRDQLVFFFNENSEQDDCMQTVAVHEKKENNYLRLELKRSQEELEKCRHNLTSCLERNEKLCKEIADVNALLNQKSAMHDQGDGIEVIKEPILEDSSVCVRSLHTVQKTSDSHVEHPEEDINMHLEVLEAPVGDQLSHAVPRKNETSIDPLEEVMDLQLKVDILEMTLKEQSLSHGQIKEATLCLRRDLKSTEEMCLLTTNQCKVLSEELKEAKSVIEALETQQLISINELEDLRNSNNQYAQALHEKELKIMSLNDKILDQMSMDMPSSTSEQDKMHRMLESLEKAKRTNKFYKTEREFHASNEEDMDEVRKQVEAETAEVIVSLQEEISSLQQQVDDSSVKEQELTRELTLLHERFSVTSECNETLRESFEEKERQLNVLTSEIEEVLVSGHEALEIALNEFHDVTVCGKLQMITKSIFEKESQIKELNICLEDAKNRGIEMESMLRSLKEATLAMSDVHQQDCDEKDKVICQLSAQLSEKCSMIVQLNLLITEREEEIKKVSACATGAFVIVNRFSEMKDGYLEAVTQKETELDELKKIHIIQACRSSRDVSRRDDTIILLKKELETAIGSLNGVKAEMARLRSEKEVVLLSEKQSRKSMEDLVPQLLTIQSAVDSFEKQIGVAMFSLDHKIQTFEEILQESCKSCIYKWKICDLELMDAKVNAAQQAAESSCVYAKFAEAQYTIKEADVMINKLLIANEMMKLDIETLKKKELTLIAERDMILQGFETDTMGMKNEVEELEGMILQIQSSVDEDLIPITLDFLCMKSQIHDSSKLIQSWIEDISSEIIAKDCAVSVLSECHVGILQETVTGLDTENGLLHHGLCESNSLASQLMEQNCKSRNELEMCRNIQGKLLEKLENSFDRVSKGTEETGALLVKLSNFEEKILNLELQEEAMMERSNFIGSELSALAKDAMDSDEEMKVLEEKFLVNLLAKDVELITMSSELKEKDLHWKDLETENKIMCMVFEKFKEEIIICNVDMWLKGYILLDKEAEVAFLHKDVKEKGSQMLTLEMSSFRLQEELKIKDMELRNMRLHEEEIKNKYCAISRVSEEMKSVLKQHEAIIDLSSKECINMMSTLDKKNNRVFTLLSERTVVLEESFVEISRSTEKINTLIENFECLEKLAKEVSAENCNLQSELTRKDEVLEGLLFDLRLLQESSSDKVDQKYEVEELETTLEDLENALDGQIVKNQFLESQLKEKVTTISMLEAEVSREGELVKSLSSEIQILTESAKDALKAKETTEVQLIETKKANDSLEIELAHLEPTLVEMRTLVESRTSDLNSVSSRRDDLHTEVIELRKELEMAQALAEENEAIATEAKQMAETSRMYGEEKEEEVKLYEKSIEELEFIVNALESQVDMVKAEAERQRLQREELELEFQAFKQKINTGKSSDTEREKCLQEVCKRVQVLEKEIASRDSEILQHKSHITELNLHAEAQAREYKQTFKTLEAMAADQVKLDVSAPYISNSPSKKLEKNASRSRGSGSPFKCIGIGLAQQMKSERDGELSVARQRIEELEALAASRQKEIFALNAKLAMSGSMTHDVLRDLLGIKLDMTTYSSLVNGHHIEEVNEKAQLHNVEVQCKEEEVIKIKQQLNELVMERKGWLEEIERKQAEMIAAQVALEQLRQRDHLLSTENEMFKTEISNHKMKVFELETQVAKLSGQQNLQQRIHHHTKIKEENNFLKNENEELSRKLRRVDAILCHVQEEYANLRAACGKNSYYVETGLQVDEKLRETEDERDRLAQKLSALCTNILKAAGVTAQPSDVTVFRAEEALEQFQNRVATLERELKNLQYKNRINNERARLSEIMPTMTDENRQTSNRSSTRSPFLSTLDR, from the exons ATGTTGAGAGATTTTAAATTTATGCGTCGAAATGCGGTAAAAAGCCCTAATTTAGAAGAAGTTGAAAATGTGCCTGTAAATGGTAAAGTTAGTGAACAGACAGTACCGAGTTTCGGTACGGATGGTTTGGCTAGGCCGCCGTTGAATACGATTCAGGAGCCTGTGCAAACGCCAAACCCTACTAGTATAGTTGATTCGGAATTAGGGTTTAAGAACACGAAAGTCAATAGGACACCAACTAAGGTCAATGGTGGTGTTAAGGGATTAGAATCAGGAATGTCAATGAAAACACCGGAGAAACAAGGGGGTTTGGGTAAAAACCGATATGGTTGGGGTTCAGAATCAAGACATGAGGTGAAAAGTGTGAGTGAGAATGTGTATACTCCGAGGTCTTGCCGAACAGTAAGAGCTGCAAATTCGGGTTATTCCGAGTGTAATTCTACTCAGAAGACACCTACGAAAAGTGTTAATAAGCCTCCCAATCCAGGGATGTTTCGTGGAGGTAGTTCCAGGCCTCCTGTTGGTGGAAGTGTATGTGGAAATGGAAACTATGGTGTGTTGTCCAGAGGCTTGCAAAATGCTTGTAATACTGTTAATACGGTTGAGGTGCCACATTTCGATCTTAAAGAAGATCCATCTTTCTGGATGGATCATAATGTGCAG GTTTTGATACGAATTCGTCCACTAAACGATATGGAGCTAAGTACTCAAGGTTACAACAGGTGTCTAAAACAAGAGAGTGCACAATGTCTGAGCTTTGTAGCGCATCCAGAAACACGGTTTACTTTTGACCATGTTGCATGTGAGACGATCGATCAG GAAACACTTTTTAGGATGGTTGGTCTACCGATGGTGGAAAATTGCTTGTCAGGTTATAATAGTTGTATCTTTGCGTACGGACAG ACAGGAAGCGGAAAGACCCACACAATGCTTGGTGAAATAAACGAGCTTGAAATAAAACCCAGCCCGTATCGAGGAATGACACCAAGAATCTTTGAGTTCTTATTTGCCAGAATAATTGCG GAAGAGGAAAGTCGAGTGGATGAAAGATTAACGTACAGCTGCAAGTGTTCATTTCTAGAGATATACAATGAGCAAATTACCGATCTTCTTGAGCCATCCTCTACAAATTTGCAA CTTCGGGAGGATGTTAAAAAGGGTGTGTATGTGGAAAATCTAACCGAATTCGAAGTTCACACTGTGGGTGATATCCTTAGGCTTCTGAGTCGG GGCTCTTCAAATAGAAGAGTTGCTGCTACTAATATGAACAGGGAAAGCAGTCGCTCCCACAGTGTTTTCACCTGTGTAATCGAAAGTAGGTGGGAGAAAGATTCAACTTCCAATCTACGCTTTGCCAGGCTAAATTTAGTTGATCTGGCGGGTTCTGAAAG GCAAAAAACTTCGGGTGCTGAAGGTGAGCGCTTAAAGGAAGCTGCAAGCATAAACAAATCGTTATCTACACTAGG GCATGTAATAATGGTTCTGGTAGATGGTACTAATGTGAGGACACGTCACATTCCGTATAGAGATTCAAGACTGACATTTCTTCTACAG GACTCATTAGGCGGGAATTCAAAAACAATGATAATAGCTAATGTTAGCCCCTCCATATG TTCTGCTACAGAAACGTTAAATACTCTAAAGTTTGCGCAGCGTGCCAAACTTATTCAAAACAAC GCCGTGGTAAATGAAGATGCCTCGGGAGATGTCATGGCTCTTCAGCACCAGATCCAActtttaaag GAGGAGGTTGCTGTCCTTAAGAGGCAGAATGTATCCAGGTCGTTAACATTTAGTTCAAAAGTCATCGAAGAGGCCAGACAAGAACATGAAAACGATTATGATAACATGCCTGGAGACGAGAACAAAATCCTGAGGGTTTCCTCTAAACAG CTAAAATCTTTAGAGACTTCATTAACTGGAGCTATGAGGAGAGAGCAAATGTCAGAAACATCTATCAAACAACTTGAAGCAGAAATAGAGCATTTGAATCGCCTG GTTCGTCAAAGGGAGGAAGAAAACAAGTGTACAAAGATGATGTTGAAGTTTAGAGAAGATAAAATTAATAGGATGGAGTCTCTTGTTGCTGGATCAATACCTGCTGACTCTTATTTGCTTGAAGAGAATAATATGCTCACCGAAGAAGTTCGGATGCTGCGTTCAAAAGCTGATAGGAATCCAGAGGTCACACGCTTTGCATTGGAGAACATTAGGCTTCTTGAACAACTTAGAAG ATTTCAAGACTTCGATATAGAAGGTGAGAGAGAAATGTTGCTAAAAGAAGTATCTGAGCTAAGAGATCAG ttggttttcttttttaacgaAAATTCCGAGCAAGATGATTGCATGCAAACG GTTGCTGTtcatgaaaagaaagaaaacaattaTCTTCGATTGGAG CTGAAAAGAAGCCAAGAAGAGTTGGAGAAATGCAGGCATAACCTAACTTCTTGCTTAGAGAGAAATGAAAAGCTCTGTAAGGAGATTGCGGATGTGAATGCTTTACTAAACCAGAAATCTGCTATGCATGACCAGGGTGATGGTATTGAGGTCATAAAG GAACCCATTTTGGAAGATTCTTCTGTATGTGTTCGGTCATTACATACAGTCCAAAAGACATCTGATTCTCATGTGGAGCATCCAGAAGAAGATATAAATATGCATTTGGAG GTATTGGAGGCTCCAGTTGGTGATCAATTGTCTCATGCAGTTCCAAGGAAGAATGAAACTTCAATAGATCCCCTTGAAGAAGTTATGGATCTTCAACTGAAAGTAGACATTCTGGAGATGACCTTGAAGGAGCAGAGCCTGTCCCATGGGCAAATAAAGGAAGCAACTCTATGCCTAAGAAGGGACTTAAAGTCAACAGAAGAAATGTGTTTGTTAACAACAAATCAATGTAAAGTTCTAAGTGAGGAACTTAAGGAAGCAAAATCTGTTATTGAGGCTCTCGAGACTCAACAACTTATATCTATTAATGAGCTGGAAGATCTTAGAAACAGTAATAATCAATATGCTCAAGCACTGCATGAAAAAGAACTCAAAATTATGTCTTTGAATGATAAGATTCTCGATCAAATGTCAATGGACATGCCTTCATCTACAAGTGAACAAGACAAGATGCACAGGATGCTGGAATCTCTTGAAAAAGCTAAAAGGACAAATAAGTTTTACAAAACTGAACGGGAATTTCACGCTTCGAATGAAGAAGATATGGATGAAGTGCGAAAACAAGTCGAGGCTGAAACTGCTGAGGTCATAGTTTCTTTGCAGGAAGAAATTAGCAGTTTACAGCAACAAGTAGATGACAGCAGTGTTAAAGAACAAGAGCTTACACGGGAGTTGACACTTTTGCACGAGAGATTTAGTGTCACGTCTGAATGCAATGAAACACTAAGGGAAAGTTTcgaagaaaaagaaagacaaTTAAACGTTTTGACTAGTGAGATTGAGGAGGTTCTTGTTTCAGGTCACGAGGCACTAGAGATTGCTTTAAATGAATTTCATGATGTTACTGTATGTGGGAAATTACAGATGATCACAAAAAGCATCTTTGAAAAGGAGTCCCAAATAAAGGaacttaatatatgtttagagGATGCGAAAAACAGAGGTATTGAAATGGAGAGCATGCTGAGGTCGCTAAAAGAGGCAACTTTGGCTATGTCAGATGTTCACCAACAAGACTGCGATGAAAAGGATAAAGTAATCTGTCAACTGTCAGCTCAGTTGAGTGAGAAGTGTTCTATGATAGTCCAGTTGAATCTTCTAATCACTGAAAGGGAGGAGGAAATAAAAAAGGTGAGTGCTTGTGCAACAGGTGCATTTGTGATCGTGAACAGGTTCTCTGAAATGAAAGATGGTTATCTTGAAGCAGTGACACAGAAAGAAACCGAGCTTGATGAGTTGAAAAAGATTCA TATAATTCAGGCTTGTAGGAGTTCAAGAGATGTGAGTCGCAGGGATGATACCATTATTCTTTTGAAGAAAGAGCTTGAGACTGCTATTGGGAGTCTGAATGGAGTAAAAGCTGAGATGGCCAGATTACGATCTGAGAAAGAAGTAGTTTTACTTTCTGAGAAGCAAAGTCGCAAAAGTATGGAAGATCTTGTTCCACAACTTCTTACAATACAATCCGCTGTGGATAGTTTTGAGAAGCAAATTGGAGTAGCCATGTTTTCTTTGGATCACAAGATACAGACTTTTGAAGAAATTTTGCAGGAATCTTGCAAATCCTGCATTTACAAATGGAAG ATCTGCGATCTAGAGCTTATGGATGCCAAGGTAAATGCAGCACAGCAAGCAGCAGAATCTTCTTGTGTCTATGCCAAATTTGCAGAGGCGCAGTACACTATCAAAGAAGCAGATGTTATGATCAACAAGTTGCTAATTGCAAATGAAATGATGAAGCTAGACATTGAGACTCTAAAGAAAAAGGAGCTTACTTTAATAGCTGAGAGGGACATGATTTTGCAAGGCTTTGAAACTGATACCATGGGAATGAAAAATGAAGTGGAAGAACTCGAGGGTATGATTTTGCAGATCCAGTCTTCAGTAGATGAAGATCTAATCCCAATAACCTTAGACTTCTTATGCATGAAGTCTCAAATTCACGACTCAAGTAAGTTGATTCAGTCATGGATTGAAGACATATCGTCAGAGATAATTGCAAAAGACTGTGCTGTTTCTGTTCTAAGTGAGTGTCACGTGGGGATACTTCAGGAAACGGTAACTGGGTTAGATACAGAAAACGGGCTCCTTCACCACGGCTTATGTGAATCGAATTCTCTAGCTTCACAATTAATGGAGCAGAATTGCAAATCAAGAAACGAGCTTGAAATGTGCAGAAATATTCAAGGGAAGTTATTGGAAAAACTCGAGAATAGTTTTGATCGCGTGTCAAAGGGAACAGAAGAAACTGGAGCGCTTTTGGTCAAGCTATCTAATTTCGAGGAGAAGATACTAAATTTAGAGCTTCAGGAGGAAGCAATGATGGAGAGATCAAATTTTATAGGATCTGAACTTTCAGCTCTCGCGAAGGATGCCATGGATAGTGATGAAGAGATGAAAGTTCTGGAAGAGAAGTTCTTGGTGAATTTATTAGCTAAAGATGTGGAGCTCATTACCATGTCATCAGAACTAAAAGAAAAGGATTTGCACTGGAAGGATCTAGAGACAGAGAATAAAATTAtgtgtatggtttttgagaagTTTAAAGAAGAAATTATCATCTGCAATGTTGATATGTGGTTAAAAGGTTACATCTTGTTGGACAAAGAAGCTGAGGTTGCCTTTCTGCACAAAGATGTCAAGGAAAAGGGAAGTCAAATGCTTACACTTGAGATGTCATCATTCAGACTTCAAGAGgagttaaaaattaaagatatgGAGCTAAGGAATATGAGGCTACATGAGGAGGAGATAAAGAACAAATATTGTGCTATTTCTCGAGTTTCGGAGGAGATGAAATCTGTTCTAAAACAACATGAAGCTATTATTGATTTGAGCTCAAAAGAGTGTATTAATATGATGAGTACTCTGGATAAGAAGAACAACAGAGTGTTCACATTATTAAGTGAGAGAACTGTGGTACTAGAAGAAAGCTTTGTAGAAATAAGTAGAAGCACTGAAAAGATTAATACGTTAATAGAGAATTTTGAATGTTTAGAGAAACTTGCTAAAGAGGTAAGTGCTGAGAATTGTAATCTTCAAAGTGAGTTGACCAGGAAGGATGAAGTTCTTGAGGGATTATTATTCGATCTACGCTTATTGCAGGAATCCTCCTCTGATAAAGTGGATCAAAAATATGAAGTTGAAGAATTAGAAACCACTTTAGAGGATCTAGAGAATGCGCTTGATGGACAGATTGTAAAAAACCAATTCCTTGAATCTCAACTTAAGGAGAAAGTTACCACAATCTCCATGCTCGAGGCAGAAGTTTCAAGAGAAGGTGAATTGGTAAAATCACTATCTTCTGAGATTCAGATACTGACCGAAAGTGCCAAAGATGCCTTGAAAGCAAAAGAGACTACTGAGGTACAGTTGATTGAGACAAAGAAAGCTAATGATAGCTTGGAAATCGAGTTGGCTCATCTGGAACCTACTCTTGTCGAAATGAGAACATTGGTTGAATCAAGAACAAGTGATTTGAATAGTGTTAGTAGTAGGAGGGATGATCTCCATACTGAGGTTATTGAACTAAGAAAGGAGTTAGAGATGGCGCAAGCCCTTGCTGAGGAAAATGAGGCAATTGCAACAGAAGCTAAACAG ATGGCCGAGACGAGTAGAATGTATGGTGAAGAGAAGGAAGAAGAGGTTAAACTGTATGAGAAATCCATAGAAGAGCTGGAGTTTATTGTGAATGCCCTCGAGAGCCAG GTTGACATGGTCAAAGCAGAGGCGGAAAGGCAACGTTTGCAACGTGAAGAGCTAGAATTAGAGTTCCAAGCTTTTAAACAGAAAATCAATACCGGAAAAAGTAGTGATACAGAGAGAGAGAAGTGTCTTCAAGAGGTCTGTAAACGTGTTCAAGTTCTTGAGAAAGAGATTGCCTCCAGGGATTCAGAG ATTCTCCAACATAAATCTCACATCACCGAACTTAATCTGCACGCTGAAGCTCAAGCAAGAGAGTATAAACAAACA TTCAAGACGTTGGAGGcaatggctgctgatcaagTTAAGTTGGATGTTTCTGCTCCATACATCTCAAATTCACCATCAAAGAAACTAGAAAAGAATGCATCAAGATCAAGGGGTTCTGGTTCCCCATTTAAATGCATTGGTATAGGTTTAGCACAACAAATGAAGTCCGAGAGGGATGGGGAGCTTTCTGTTGCAAGACAGAGAATTGAAGAGCTTGAAGCATTGGCTGCAAGTCGGCAAAAGGAG ATATTTGCGCTGAACGCAAAATTGGCCATGTCGGGGAGCATGACACATGATGTGTTACGTGATCTATTGGGCATTAAGTTGGATATGACTACTTACTCG TCCTTAGTAAATGGCCACCATATCGAGGAAGTAAATGAAAAGGCCCAGCTTCATAATGTTGAAGTACAGTGCAAG GAAGAGGAAGTGATTAAGATCAAGCAGCAGTTAAATGAGCTGGTCATGGAACGCAAAGG GTGGCTGGAGGAAATTGAAAGAAAACAGGCAGAGATGATTGCAGCACAAGTTGCATTGGAACAACTCCGTCAAAGAGATCATTTACTGTCaacagaaaatgaaatgttcaaG ACTGAAATTTCTAATCACAAGATGAAGGTCTTCGAGCTTGAGACTCAAGTAGCCAAGTTATCGGGCCAGCAAAATCTTCAACAAAGAATTCACCatcataccaaaatcaaa GAGGAGaacaattttttgaaaaatgagaaTGAAGAACTGAGTCGTAAACTGAGAAGAGTTGATGCTATCCTTTGCCATGTTCAGGAAGAGTATGCTAATTTACGTGCAGCCTGTGGGAAGAACTCCTATTATGTGGAAACTGGGCTACAAGTGGATGAAAAACTTAGG GAAACTGAAGACGAGAGGGATCGACTAGCACAAAAGCTGTCTGCCTTATGCACCAACATTTTAAAG GCAGCTGGAGTAACAGCACAGCCATCAGATGTTACTGTATTCAGGGCTGAAGAAGCATTGGAACAGTTCCAGAATCGTGTGGCCACCCTCGAAAGAGAATTAAAAAATCTGCAATATAAG AATAGAATCAACAATGAACGAGCACGGTTATCTGAAATCATGCCAACAATGACTGATGAAAACCGACAAACCAGCAATAGATCATCAACTCGAAGTCCATTTCTTTCTACTTTAGATCGATGA